One Halorussus salinus genomic region harbors:
- a CDS encoding 6TM ABC transporter family protein, producing the protein MVEKTDEKEPETVEKIEDTEEQQSEIEDSSDRQVEEKLGLKSSEAWDEILQREADTEIKRQEKTLNRIDRQIDRIYLTGTLITVLYSLLFSMNFPKLGSFSIHESFVAALWTIIVPLTLIGLLYVLYQGPLVISGYKLKRSLSSREQSDSESISKYLLEKAEEHLSGVQKRTINEKAVKIDKNQELIREKQKQVQQGYMVLVGLVILPAISVILLPFINRSLVL; encoded by the coding sequence ATGGTTGAGAAGACAGATGAAAAAGAACCAGAGACGGTAGAGAAAATAGAAGACACCGAGGAACAGCAGAGCGAAATTGAAGACAGTAGTGATAGACAAGTCGAAGAAAAGCTAGGGTTGAAGAGTTCAGAGGCGTGGGATGAGATTCTCCAGCGGGAAGCCGATACGGAAATTAAGCGCCAAGAGAAAACTCTCAATCGCATAGACCGGCAGATCGACAGAATCTACCTTACAGGAACTCTCATAACGGTTCTGTACTCGTTACTATTCTCAATGAACTTCCCAAAATTAGGCTCTTTTTCTATCCACGAATCATTCGTTGCTGCGCTTTGGACCATAATTGTCCCACTAACTTTGATTGGACTTCTCTATGTCCTTTACCAAGGTCCGCTCGTCATAAGTGGCTACAAACTAAAGCGTAGCCTCTCTTCAAGAGAACAATCAGACAGTGAGTCTATTTCGAAATATCTCCTTGAAAAAGCAGAGGAGCATCTTAGCGGAGTTCAAAAACGCACTATTAATGAGAAAGCTGTGAAAATAGACAAAAACCAAGAACTAATTAGAGAAAAACAAAAGCAGGTTCAACAGGGCTACATGGTTCTGGTTGGCCTAGTTATTCTTCCAGCAATCTCAGTAATTTTACTCCCATTCATCAATAGATCACTAGTTTTATAG
- a CDS encoding TOPRIM nucleotidyl transferase/hydrolase domain-containing protein, translated as MFYCRKPDLDVLAPVRQSLGGDISGSLFGSTKNVLVEGFTDKLYLKTFSEYFRRQGEDTTVGYQTSLVDVDGSKTEYMVRFLNAEGYDYAVLLDDDDAEDAKSHKETLVEKGVDEDSIVLVSDVLDGVDEETPVEIEDLLPAEIFCEVVAEKYPDDVDPDDLVQATGDEYRTIPEAVKAKLQEIEQGELQEGGFDKGDIAETICGRVASGEYDEEKIGEESLEAFGVLIEELSDVLPESE; from the coding sequence ATATTTTACTGCCGAAAACCCGACCTCGATGTTCTCGCACCCGTCCGCCAAAGTCTCGGCGGGGACATCTCCGGTTCGCTGTTCGGCAGTACCAAGAACGTCCTCGTCGAGGGCTTCACCGACAAGCTCTATCTCAAGACCTTCAGCGAGTACTTCCGCCGACAGGGCGAAGACACTACCGTCGGCTACCAGACCAGCCTCGTGGACGTGGACGGTTCCAAGACCGAGTACATGGTCCGGTTCCTCAACGCGGAGGGGTACGACTACGCCGTCCTCCTCGATGATGACGATGCCGAGGACGCAAAATCTCACAAGGAGACGCTAGTCGAGAAGGGTGTGGACGAGGACAGCATCGTTCTCGTGAGCGACGTGCTGGACGGCGTAGACGAAGAGACGCCAGTCGAAATCGAGGACCTGCTTCCCGCCGAGATTTTCTGCGAAGTCGTCGCCGAGAAGTATCCCGACGATGTGGACCCGGACGACTTGGTCCAAGCGACCGGCGACGAGTATCGAACGATACCCGAGGCGGTGAAAGCGAAGCTGCAGGAAATCGAGCAGGGTGAACTCCAAGAGGGCGGCTTCGATAAGGGCGATATCGCGGAGACCATCTGCGGACGGGTTGCGAGCGGGGAGTACGACGAAGAGAAAATTGGAGAAGAGAGTCTGGAGGCTTTCGGAGTGTTGATTGAAGAGCTAAGCGACGTTCTGCCTGAGAGTGAGTAG
- a CDS encoding HEPN domain-containing protein — translation MSNPYGVRIPLRLAPDFQLPNVQTSNLTIRKVTGSGDSDSDPDYEILAEFSANTDEVDEKKQEMYKEATNLGELFSFVSGKGVVTGPPHKPYRQDKTVQVTATGGTFNYPKAWAEFIVDLYENFKATDFDESTKNAMRWYSSGLSRENPTDRFLSFWLALEILSDKYNVGDPTVSKNLKREAKRAIKEARSAIQSELTQDAADIISEEVERFVKRDLLNEPGVRDDEIETAREAVVDNISSTAMKGKISTFLANELGSHNEDHGDIVDAIVELLRNTLGRGHPEVTEDLPKEIGTLYGSRNGLVHEGTPIENVHQKADQLEEFVCLVLKRRLDPVFIGEYDSSYFPESEFFYFDENLVQVLLHDEQRVLTENELFQRILAAKRVLRSNRRIGYLIADVMNADHLGIEVEESNGTKTFEYIGTNQSFECPVCGEMFDGTFFLARHLVKTDSILSTSLNRNRGVGNHAKWLLENDLPVDHIGLKETYDWVDRNREELKQ, via the coding sequence ATGTCCAATCCATACGGAGTCCGTATCCCGTTAAGGCTAGCACCGGATTTCCAGTTGCCGAACGTTCAAACCTCGAATCTAACCATTCGAAAGGTTACTGGAAGCGGTGACTCTGACAGCGATCCAGATTATGAAATTCTTGCCGAGTTTTCTGCAAATACAGATGAAGTGGATGAGAAGAAACAGGAAATGTACAAGGAAGCAACAAATCTTGGTGAATTATTTTCATTCGTTTCTGGTAAAGGTGTAGTCACAGGGCCTCCTCATAAACCGTATAGACAGGATAAGACCGTACAAGTTACTGCGACTGGTGGAACCTTCAATTACCCAAAAGCGTGGGCAGAGTTCATTGTTGATCTCTATGAGAATTTCAAGGCTACTGACTTTGATGAATCCACCAAGAATGCAATGCGTTGGTATTCCTCTGGACTCTCTCGAGAGAATCCTACTGACCGATTCCTCTCGTTCTGGCTTGCTTTAGAAATCCTTTCTGACAAATACAACGTAGGAGATCCCACCGTCTCAAAAAACCTTAAAAGAGAAGCAAAACGGGCAATAAAGGAGGCTCGTAGCGCTATTCAATCCGAATTAACCCAGGATGCCGCAGATATAATTTCTGAGGAAGTAGAACGATTTGTCAAACGGGACTTATTGAATGAGCCAGGAGTGAGGGATGATGAAATTGAGACGGCTCGTGAAGCAGTTGTAGATAACATCTCATCAACGGCCATGAAAGGGAAAATTAGCACATTTCTTGCAAATGAACTTGGCTCGCATAATGAAGACCATGGGGATATTGTCGATGCAATCGTTGAGTTGTTACGCAATACCTTAGGTAGAGGGCATCCAGAAGTTACAGAAGATCTTCCTAAGGAAATCGGTACTCTGTATGGTTCTCGGAATGGTCTTGTCCACGAAGGAACCCCGATCGAAAATGTGCATCAAAAAGCAGATCAACTAGAGGAATTTGTTTGTTTAGTCCTAAAAAGACGGTTAGACCCCGTTTTCATAGGGGAATATGATTCTTCATACTTCCCAGAGTCTGAATTCTTCTATTTTGACGAGAATCTTGTACAAGTTCTACTCCATGATGAACAACGTGTTTTAACAGAAAATGAACTATTTCAGAGAATTCTCGCTGCGAAGCGTGTTCTCCGTTCAAATAGGCGCATAGGATATTTAATCGCAGACGTGATGAATGCAGACCATTTAGGTATCGAAGTAGAGGAATCGAATGGAACAAAGACGTTTGAATATATTGGTACTAACCAATCCTTCGAATGTCCGGTTTGTGGAGAGATGTTCGATGGTACATTTTTCCTTGCACGTCACCTTGTTAAAACTGACTCTATTCTCTCAACATCACTCAACAGAAATCGGGGAGTAGGCAATCATGCAAAATGGTTGCTGGAGAATGACCTGCCAGTTGACCATATCGGTTTAAAAGAAACATATGACTGGGTAGATCGGAATCGAGAAGAGCTGAAACAATAG
- a CDS encoding ATP-dependent nuclease: MQIDKIQFKNYRSIKSAEVEFGPFNTIIGKNNVGKSNIIKAIVDFAGHWNENYGRPSWSSRLNQQKSAEELMVKLQLDLNREEKRSVIQRLQDRGVGEAYINFITDTGSFEKVRVQVTATESESGSFSWSTLIDGKWTDLVRRDGDRFDSITYSELPPKEINESGNGDRADNVVQPLVKDSAKEWQLATAFREPENEMVTERADHLKQSGENLVQVVDTMFRNYPDRFSSVENAFVEIMEGVTGLRTPFVSANRTTIMVDEKGYPSGFSLSEISAGSKDVLTLITKLVMAENSDILLVEEPELHIHPNAQQAIYDLLQDIASEGGPQVLVSTHSDAFVDRTDTDNIIAVKRNVDTSIQTINEEGIDDLLESLGYDKSELYQSDVVVFVEGRSDQEILNEFSEILAADSDEYHSLADLGVSVHALGGDRMREHGAELGNLLGHMRTPYLFVADSDDQEPEEKAEKLREAVDSGNVEVLNDYCIESYLLQMPNAISSAFNFDVDEVEAFITENEDRPNGKSVMKDLFDKFTDGKKSYDETEHGWMIARHAEPEEVPDELEELITKIQGMAQ, from the coding sequence ATGCAAATCGACAAGATTCAATTCAAGAACTATCGGAGTATCAAATCAGCAGAGGTAGAGTTTGGTCCCTTTAATACTATAATCGGGAAGAACAACGTAGGGAAATCCAACATAATAAAGGCAATTGTAGATTTTGCGGGCCACTGGAACGAGAACTATGGAAGGCCGAGTTGGAGTTCTAGATTAAACCAGCAGAAGAGTGCAGAAGAACTGATGGTCAAATTGCAATTGGATTTAAACCGGGAAGAAAAGAGGTCGGTGATACAAAGGCTACAAGATCGTGGAGTTGGGGAAGCATACATAAATTTTATTACAGATACGGGTTCTTTTGAAAAGGTTCGAGTTCAGGTTACAGCGACTGAGTCAGAAAGTGGATCGTTTAGTTGGAGTACACTAATAGACGGAAAATGGACAGATTTGGTACGGAGGGACGGTGACAGATTTGATTCAATCACGTACTCTGAACTTCCCCCTAAAGAGATAAATGAGTCTGGGAATGGAGATCGCGCAGATAACGTCGTGCAACCTCTTGTGAAAGATTCAGCAAAAGAGTGGCAGCTTGCTACTGCCTTTCGAGAACCAGAAAACGAGATGGTTACAGAACGGGCTGATCACCTCAAACAATCAGGAGAGAATTTAGTCCAAGTTGTGGACACGATGTTCAGAAATTATCCTGACAGGTTTTCGAGCGTTGAAAACGCTTTTGTTGAAATTATGGAAGGAGTTACAGGACTACGTACTCCCTTTGTTTCGGCAAATCGTACAACCATAATGGTGGACGAAAAGGGGTATCCAAGTGGGTTTTCTTTGTCAGAAATTTCAGCAGGCTCGAAGGATGTCCTGACACTTATAACAAAGTTAGTCATGGCAGAGAACAGTGACATTCTTCTTGTAGAGGAACCGGAACTTCATATCCATCCAAATGCTCAACAAGCAATATACGACCTTTTGCAGGATATCGCTTCTGAAGGAGGACCTCAAGTCCTTGTATCGACTCACTCTGATGCCTTTGTAGACCGAACGGATACGGACAATATCATCGCAGTAAAGCGTAACGTAGATACTAGTATCCAGACAATCAATGAAGAGGGGATAGACGACCTTCTTGAGTCACTTGGCTACGATAAGAGCGAACTCTATCAATCAGATGTCGTCGTCTTCGTCGAGGGGCGGTCAGATCAGGAAATTCTCAACGAATTCTCCGAAATACTCGCTGCGGATTCGGATGAGTACCATTCACTGGCAGATTTAGGAGTTAGCGTACACGCCCTCGGTGGTGACCGGATGCGAGAACACGGTGCGGAGCTCGGGAATCTCCTTGGACACATGCGTACTCCTTACCTCTTTGTCGCAGACTCCGATGACCAAGAACCCGAAGAAAAGGCAGAAAAACTGCGTGAGGCCGTAGACTCGGGGAACGTTGAGGTCCTGAACGACTACTGTATAGAGTCTTATCTCCTCCAGATGCCTAATGCGATCTCTTCTGCGTTCAACTTTGATGTGGACGAGGTTGAGGCCTTTATTACCGAGAACGAAGACCGCCCGAACGGCAAGAGCGTGATGAAGGACCTGTTCGACAAATTCACCGACGGGAAGAAGTCCTATGACGAGACGGAACATGGCTGGATGATCGCAAGGCACGCCGAACCGGAGGAGGTCCCGGATGAATTAGAAGAGTTGATAACGAAGATTCAAGGAATGGCTCAATAA
- a CDS encoding phenylalanine--tRNA ligase subunit alpha, which yields MNSATDPVLEFLEDHDIAVPIGVLDNELDPAYQTIKRALDELEARGFIARDENYTSYFRIMERGRQYLAGDLNASKLDNE from the coding sequence ATGAACTCCGCTACAGACCCCGTTTTAGAGTTCTTGGAAGACCACGATATTGCCGTGCCAATCGGGGTTTTAGATAATGAGTTGGACCCCGCTTATCAGACGATAAAGAGAGCATTGGATGAATTGGAGGCTCGCGGATTCATAGCTCGAGATGAGAACTACACTTCTTACTTCCGAATCATGGAGAGGGGTCGGCAGTATCTCGCTGGTGATCTTAATGCAAGCAAGCTAGACAACGAGTGA
- a CDS encoding helix-turn-helix transcriptional regulator, whose translation MTTAVISIDDLCDQLRDLQAKKRADDEEPVVVIGDLVGEYELLAADESEHDMLQVGDGGFSPDTFADSAGTAALQNADASMLHTLVVAESDLSEGARAMLHGEETDDGDDDDDGQMRLVTDGGVQFADLHAFERDLLYAVRALERDGDAPKGLAVKELLETEYDEELNHSRLYQNLDGLVECDLLEKGKKDNRTNEYGTTDEGRDLLEACTERRMNAVDLDVDDDPSEIVTDDGLPNHEDVGSAQCQMPECDRMDDVKTCKDPSANLLYVCGDCRSEVAVLEVVSDETVPGVKADVLLEDEA comes from the coding sequence ATGACGACCGCCGTCATCTCCATCGACGACCTCTGCGACCAGCTCCGAGACCTCCAAGCGAAGAAGCGCGCCGACGACGAGGAACCCGTCGTCGTCATCGGCGACCTCGTGGGCGAGTACGAACTCCTCGCCGCCGACGAATCGGAACACGACATGCTACAGGTCGGTGATGGCGGGTTCTCGCCCGACACCTTCGCCGACTCCGCGGGCACGGCCGCGCTCCAGAATGCCGACGCGTCGATGCTACACACGCTCGTCGTCGCCGAGTCGGACCTCTCCGAGGGCGCACGCGCGATGCTCCACGGCGAGGAGACCGACGACGGCGACGATGACGACGACGGCCAGATGCGACTCGTGACCGACGGCGGTGTCCAGTTCGCCGACCTCCACGCCTTCGAGCGCGACCTGCTGTACGCGGTCCGCGCGCTGGAGCGCGACGGCGACGCCCCGAAGGGCCTCGCCGTGAAGGAACTCCTCGAAACCGAGTACGACGAGGAGTTGAACCACTCGCGGCTCTACCAGAATCTCGACGGTCTCGTCGAGTGCGACCTACTGGAGAAGGGCAAGAAGGACAACCGGACCAACGAGTACGGGACGACCGACGAGGGGCGCGACCTGCTTGAAGCGTGTACCGAACGTCGGATGAACGCGGTCGATCTCGATGTTGACGACGACCCGTCCGAGATCGTCACCGACGATGGGCTTCCGAATCACGAGGACGTGGGGAGCGCGCAGTGCCAGATGCCGGAGTGCGACAGGATGGACGATGTGAAGACGTGCAAGGACCCCTCCGCGAATCTGTTGTACGTGTGTGGCGACTGTCGCTCGGAGGTTGCTGTTTTAGAGGTCGTCTCCGACGAGACTGTTCCGGGCGTTAAGGCCGACGTTCTGCTGGAGGACGAAGCATGA
- a CDS encoding antitoxin VapB family protein: MSDDVTSIQVSTETWQELNGRKAPGDTFDDVIQRLLEQDEE; encoded by the coding sequence ATGAGCGACGACGTGACTTCGATACAGGTCAGCACCGAGACGTGGCAGGAACTGAACGGTCGGAAAGCGCCGGGTGACACGTTCGACGACGTTATCCAACGACTGCTTGAGCAAGACGAGGAGTAG
- a CDS encoding DUF7557 family protein — translation MAEMTTVSVSTDTWKRLNRAKEPGESFDDVLQRLMREEGSA, via the coding sequence ATGGCAGAAATGACAACCGTGTCCGTCTCAACGGACACATGGAAACGGCTGAATCGTGCGAAAGAACCGGGCGAGTCGTTCGATGACGTACTCCAGCGACTGATGCGCGAGGAGGGGTCGGCATGA
- a CDS encoding helix-turn-helix transcriptional regulator: MNASAGVRFADLHAFERDLLYAVRALERDGDAPKGLAVKDHLETEYDGEINHSRLYQNLDGLAERGLLRKGKKDDRTNEYGTTDTAEQLLEAHAERRAEAVGLHGGDRA, from the coding sequence ATGAACGCCAGCGCCGGAGTTCGCTTCGCGGACCTCCACGCGTTCGAGCGAGATCTCCTGTACGCGGTCCGCGCGTTGGAGCGCGATGGCGACGCCCCGAAGGGCCTCGCCGTGAAGGACCACCTCGAAACCGAGTACGACGGGGAGATCAACCATTCGCGGCTCTACCAGAATCTCGACGGTCTCGCGGAACGCGGTCTTCTCCGGAAGGGCAAGAAGGACGACCGCACCAACGAGTACGGGACCACGGACACTGCCGAGCAACTTCTCGAAGCGCATGCGGAGCGCCGCGCGGAGGCGGTCGGCCTGCACGGAGGTGACCGAGCGTGA
- a CDS encoding helix-turn-helix domain-containing protein: MTSSRSPTKAADLTSYKRDLLLAAYRANQANETPVGADVMDELEALGQTNTEGGQFYPRLNELVEAGFLTKSDHPDDARGFTCSLTEEGRMILGQLFVRNADSLDIDIPESDLPVESPQSGLRLHGRPRG, from the coding sequence ATGACTTCGTCTCGCTCACCCACTAAGGCGGCGGACCTCACCAGCTATAAACGCGATCTCCTGCTTGCGGCCTACCGGGCGAACCAAGCGAACGAGACGCCGGTTGGTGCGGACGTGATGGACGAACTGGAAGCGCTCGGCCAGACCAACACCGAGGGCGGCCAGTTCTATCCGCGGCTCAACGAATTGGTTGAGGCCGGGTTCCTCACCAAGAGCGACCACCCGGACGACGCGCGTGGATTCACGTGTAGTCTCACCGAGGAGGGTCGGATGATTCTTGGGCAGTTGTTCGTACGGAACGCTGACTCATTAGACATCGACATCCCCGAGTCCGATCTGCCTGTGGAGTCGCCACAGTCCGGCCTTCGACTGCACGGGCGACCACGCGGATAG
- a CDS encoding MFS transporter: MIQKYIDSDFSGLFGNGVFMRLFFGRVVTDVGDSLYFIGSMWIVFELTGSAFYTGVATALMRIPDILTVFIGPLIDRWQLRRILLSTQLINGVAVLLVPLAALTGHLSVWLVLFLIPLLKFINGFVYPAQNAALPRLVEEDELTRANSLFSTSLRTVDMIANAAAGALIAIIGAVALFVVNSVTFAVAALMFIGVTVPKKNRKDDAETEDTTDDGTTNESGYLVEFREGIDYVRGSALPAVLFGMMVNNLAAVAVTAILPAFADSIGGPAVYGLLTAAIGAGGLVGAASAFLVEDLPFGWVAAAAHFSSGALILVAVAVPGVWATALLVFIATIPTGMCNVLFFSMVQSTVDNTLLGRVTSLVSGALSMMAPAGGLLGGALGSAVGNVMALYGVGITIGLIGIYYLLHPQLNALSPVTEINEAQLGLKQPD, translated from the coding sequence ATGATACAGAAGTATATTGACTCTGATTTTAGTGGACTCTTTGGGAACGGAGTATTCATGCGGTTGTTTTTCGGCCGGGTCGTTACAGACGTCGGGGATAGTTTGTATTTTATCGGATCAATGTGGATTGTATTTGAATTGACGGGCTCGGCGTTCTACACGGGAGTGGCCACCGCGCTAATGCGGATCCCGGACATCCTCACCGTATTCATCGGACCGCTCATAGATCGCTGGCAACTGCGCCGAATCCTGCTGAGCACGCAACTCATCAATGGTGTCGCCGTATTGCTCGTTCCGCTTGCAGCGCTAACGGGCCATCTCTCCGTGTGGCTAGTCCTGTTTCTCATCCCGCTGCTGAAGTTCATCAATGGATTCGTCTATCCTGCTCAGAACGCGGCCCTCCCTCGGCTCGTTGAAGAAGATGAACTCACGCGGGCGAACTCGCTGTTTTCGACGTCCCTGCGAACGGTCGATATGATCGCCAACGCGGCCGCTGGGGCACTTATCGCAATTATCGGCGCAGTCGCTCTCTTCGTCGTCAACTCCGTCACGTTCGCTGTTGCAGCGCTCATGTTCATCGGCGTTACCGTTCCAAAGAAAAACCGAAAAGACGACGCTGAAACCGAAGACACCACGGACGATGGAACTACAAACGAGAGCGGATATCTCGTCGAATTCAGGGAGGGGATCGACTACGTTCGTGGGTCGGCGCTTCCAGCGGTGCTCTTCGGGATGATGGTGAATAATTTGGCCGCTGTCGCAGTGACCGCAATTCTGCCAGCGTTTGCCGATTCGATTGGTGGACCGGCGGTATATGGCTTGCTGACCGCGGCGATAGGTGCCGGAGGTCTCGTCGGGGCGGCCAGTGCATTTCTTGTCGAGGATCTTCCGTTCGGCTGGGTAGCGGCCGCAGCACACTTCTCGTCGGGAGCGCTGATTCTCGTGGCGGTCGCCGTGCCTGGGGTGTGGGCTACCGCACTACTGGTATTTATCGCTACGATCCCGACCGGCATGTGTAACGTGCTGTTCTTTTCGATGGTCCAGTCGACAGTCGACAATACGCTGCTCGGTCGAGTTACGTCACTCGTCAGTGGTGCCCTTTCGATGATGGCACCTGCTGGTGGACTGCTCGGTGGAGCCCTCGGTAGCGCGGTTGGCAACGTGATGGCACTGTATGGAGTCGGCATTACCATTGGACTCATCGGCATCTACTATCTTCTTCATCCGCAACTCAACGCTCTCTCACCAGTCACCGAAATTAACGAGGCGCAACTTGGGTTGAAACAACCCGATTAG